A genomic segment from Myxococcota bacterium encodes:
- a CDS encoding TMEM165/GDT1 family protein — protein MDPKLFLTVFATVFVAELGDKTQLATMLYASDASHPRLTVFAASAGALVLSSALGVLAGSIVGQYVSPSVVRWLAGAGFVAVGVWVLISGD, from the coding sequence ATGGACCCGAAGCTCTTCCTCACCGTGTTCGCCACCGTCTTCGTCGCCGAGCTCGGCGACAAGACGCAGCTCGCCACGATGCTCTACGCGTCGGACGCGTCGCACCCGCGGCTCACCGTGTTCGCGGCCTCGGCCGGTGCGCTCGTGCTGTCGTCGGCGCTCGGCGTGCTCGCCGGCAGCATCGTGGGGCAGTACGTGAGCCCGTCGGTCGTGCGCTGGCTCGCGGGCGCGGGCTTCGTCGCCGTGGGAGTCTGGGTGCTGATCTCCGGCGACTAG
- a CDS encoding methyltransferase — protein sequence MNVARTVFLLRNVLAGLPAAAAIAFAFARGATPVGAAPWVAGALLATGGVVLRAWAACHNAYGGGRPKTLAVDGPYAWVRNPLYLANAAIVAGAVALAARPAFAPASFAWAIAVFAVVVRREEERLRERYADAYAAYAERVGRWLPVPPRGSAGAGRVRVGATAVLRAIPGQSGGLALLALAALARAA from the coding sequence GTGAACGTCGCTCGCACCGTGTTCCTGCTGCGCAACGTGCTCGCCGGCCTGCCCGCGGCCGCCGCGATCGCGTTCGCGTTCGCGCGCGGCGCGACGCCGGTCGGCGCCGCGCCGTGGGTCGCGGGCGCGCTCCTCGCGACCGGTGGTGTCGTGCTGCGCGCCTGGGCCGCGTGCCACAACGCATACGGAGGCGGCCGCCCCAAGACCCTCGCGGTCGATGGCCCCTACGCGTGGGTGCGCAACCCGCTCTACCTGGCCAACGCCGCGATCGTCGCCGGCGCGGTCGCACTCGCGGCGCGCCCGGCGTTCGCGCCCGCCTCGTTCGCGTGGGCGATCGCCGTGTTCGCCGTCGTCGTGCGGCGCGAGGAGGAGCGGCTGCGCGAGCGCTACGCCGACGCCTATGCGGCCTACGCGGAGCGCGTAGGGCGCTGGCTGCCCGTACCGCCGCGCGGGAGCGCCGGAGCGGGCCGCGTGCGCGTCGGCGCGACGGCCGTGCTGCGCGCGATTCCCGGCCAGTCCGGGGGGCTCGCGCTGCTCGCGCTCGCGGCGCTCGCGCGCGCGGCCTAG
- a CDS encoding DUF2892 domain-containing protein, with product MKMEQYIRAIAGSFVLVSLGLGYVHSPYWHLFTAFVGANLLQSAFTRWCPMETMLEKAGVARRS from the coding sequence ATGAAGATGGAGCAGTACATCCGCGCGATCGCGGGGAGCTTCGTGCTGGTCTCGCTCGGGCTCGGCTACGTGCACAGCCCGTACTGGCACCTGTTCACCGCGTTCGTCGGTGCGAACCTGCTGCAGTCGGCGTTCACGCGCTGGTGCCCGATGGAGACGATGCTCGAGAAGGCGGGCGTCGCGCGCCGGTCCTGA
- a CDS encoding DUF1330 domain-containing protein gives MTRSSADVDRALARLATHDFGGHNPTEAQLRELVAADRSGPLHFVNLLAYRERAAYPAGHELAARGLSGAEAYQRYGAVAVRHVVQRGGRLVALNDVAQTVIGGDDGWSQVAIMEYPDTEAFLDMLADPEYASALVHRDAGLARTSVLVTRPLLPDSR, from the coding sequence ATGACGCGCTCCTCCGCCGACGTCGACCGCGCGCTCGCGCGCCTCGCCACCCACGACTTCGGCGGCCACAACCCGACCGAGGCGCAGCTGCGCGAGCTCGTCGCCGCGGACCGCAGCGGCCCGCTCCACTTCGTCAACCTGCTCGCCTACCGCGAGCGCGCCGCGTACCCCGCCGGCCACGAGCTCGCCGCGCGCGGCCTGAGCGGTGCCGAGGCCTACCAACGCTACGGCGCCGTCGCGGTCCGCCACGTCGTCCAGCGCGGCGGGCGGCTCGTCGCGCTGAACGACGTCGCGCAGACCGTGATCGGCGGCGACGACGGCTGGAGCCAGGTCGCGATCATGGAGTACCCGGACACCGAGGCGTTCCTCGACATGCTCGCCGACCCGGAATACGCGAGCGCCCTCGTCCACCGCGACGCCGGTCTCGCGCGCACGAGCGTCCTCGTCACGCGTCCGCTGCTTCCGGACTCTCGTTAG
- a CDS encoding GNAT family N-acetyltransferase translates to MTSPPFELETERLWLRAPRAADAPAIFERYASDVEVVRYLSWPRHADVAASRAFVAWSEAEWARGPAGPLLAFAREDGALLGSTGLAFEAPTRAATGYVLARDAWGRGLATEMLAAMVAWAAREGVERLHAFCHPDHRASARVLEKRGFALEARLRAHTEFPNLSPGVASDVLCYVAAPAS, encoded by the coding sequence ATGACCTCGCCGCCGTTCGAGCTCGAGACCGAGCGCCTGTGGCTGCGCGCGCCGCGCGCGGCCGACGCGCCCGCGATCTTCGAACGCTATGCGAGCGATGTCGAGGTCGTGCGGTACCTCTCGTGGCCGCGCCACGCGGACGTCGCGGCCAGTCGCGCGTTCGTCGCGTGGAGCGAGGCCGAGTGGGCGCGCGGGCCGGCCGGCCCGCTGCTCGCCTTCGCGCGCGAGGACGGTGCCCTGCTCGGGAGCACGGGGCTCGCGTTCGAGGCGCCGACGCGCGCCGCGACGGGCTACGTGCTCGCGCGCGACGCGTGGGGCCGCGGACTCGCGACGGAGATGCTCGCGGCGATGGTGGCGTGGGCCGCGCGCGAGGGCGTCGAGCGGCTTCACGCCTTCTGCCACCCCGACCACCGCGCGTCCGCGCGCGTGCTCGAGAAGCGCGGGTTCGCGCTCGAGGCGAGGCTGCGCGCGCACACGGAGTTCCCGAATCTCTCGCCCGGCGTCGCGAGCGACGTGCTCTGCTACGTCGCGGCGCCCGCGTCCTGA
- a CDS encoding glutathione S-transferase C-terminal domain-containing protein → MMRVYGSRISYYAGKLETYLRYRGIPYELLAMTPHAREIRAGAGVVQSPVVRLDDGRWMSDSTPTIAWLESQRAKASIYPEDAGLRFLALLLEDHADEWLWRPAMHYRWSHREDREHASGVLADEQLPFLNRPRFLKRLALVRRQRGGFVERDGVCAATVEHVERTTRTAFDLLEATFAVRPFVLGARPTIADFGFAGPMLRHFGQDPTPASLMRECAPRVYTWVARMWEAAPQPDDAPLVADVDAPLAALLREACETHLVQLRENARAFAAGASRFAQVVQGCRYEGLPVSRYRVWCLEELRRHWRALDAATQTRLRAHLPEPGGSVLWDDDPAAASGYDPEHAAPFNRAIHVFPGGVPR, encoded by the coding sequence ATGATGCGTGTCTACGGATCCCGGATCTCGTACTACGCGGGGAAGCTCGAGACGTACCTGCGCTACCGCGGCATCCCCTACGAGCTGCTCGCCATGACGCCGCACGCGCGCGAAATCCGCGCGGGCGCGGGCGTCGTGCAGAGCCCCGTGGTGCGGCTCGACGACGGGCGCTGGATGTCGGACTCGACGCCGACGATCGCGTGGCTCGAGTCGCAGCGCGCGAAGGCGTCGATCTACCCCGAGGACGCGGGCCTGCGCTTCCTGGCGCTCCTGCTCGAGGACCACGCGGACGAGTGGCTGTGGCGTCCCGCGATGCACTACCGCTGGAGCCATCGCGAGGATCGCGAGCACGCGAGTGGCGTGCTCGCCGACGAGCAGCTGCCCTTCCTGAACCGGCCGCGCTTCCTGAAGCGCCTCGCGCTCGTGCGCCGTCAGCGCGGCGGCTTCGTCGAGCGCGACGGCGTGTGCGCGGCGACGGTCGAGCACGTCGAGCGGACGACGCGGACGGCGTTCGACCTGCTCGAGGCGACGTTCGCGGTGCGTCCCTTCGTGCTCGGCGCGCGACCGACGATCGCCGACTTCGGCTTCGCCGGCCCGATGCTGCGCCACTTCGGGCAGGACCCGACGCCGGCCTCGCTCATGCGCGAGTGCGCGCCGCGCGTCTACACGTGGGTCGCGCGCATGTGGGAGGCCGCGCCGCAGCCCGACGACGCGCCGCTCGTCGCCGACGTCGACGCGCCGCTCGCGGCGCTGCTGCGCGAAGCGTGCGAGACGCACCTCGTGCAGCTGCGCGAGAACGCGCGCGCGTTCGCCGCCGGCGCGAGCCGGTTCGCGCAGGTCGTGCAGGGCTGTCGGTACGAGGGGCTGCCCGTGTCGCGCTATCGCGTCTGGTGTCTCGAGGAGCTGCGCCGGCACTGGCGCGCGCTCGACGCCGCGACGCAGACGCGCCTGCGCGCGCACCTCCCCGAGCCCGGCGGCTCCGTGCTGTGGGACGACGACCCGGCCGCGGCCTCGGGCTACGACCCCGAGCACGCGGCGCCCTTCAACCGCGCGATCCACGTGTTCCCGGGCGGCGTGCCGCGCTGA
- a CDS encoding DUF998 domain-containing protein: MMSRVLALGGLAGPLLFAAVTVCCAALRPDYSHLHHFISELGATGTSHAQLMNYAGFAPTGLLLMGFGVALAARLPRHRWTTVGASLVGLFGGGILLAGFFSCDVGCPQSGGSIANLVHDRIAPPTFLAGSLGAVCLGLRFRSLASLRALWVYSVVSGALGVAFLAGLASTLESREFTGLWQRLLLTALFAWCAVVSVRLALSGRIESPVERPPAP; encoded by the coding sequence ATGATGTCGCGCGTCCTCGCGCTCGGAGGTCTGGCCGGCCCGCTCCTGTTCGCGGCGGTCACCGTCTGCTGCGCGGCGCTGCGGCCCGACTACAGCCACCTGCACCACTTCATCAGCGAGCTCGGCGCGACCGGCACGTCGCACGCGCAGCTCATGAACTACGCGGGCTTCGCGCCCACCGGCCTGCTGCTGATGGGCTTCGGCGTCGCGCTCGCGGCGCGCCTCCCGCGGCATCGGTGGACCACCGTCGGCGCCTCGCTCGTCGGCCTCTTCGGCGGCGGGATCCTGCTCGCGGGCTTCTTCTCGTGCGACGTCGGCTGCCCGCAATCGGGCGGATCGATCGCGAACCTCGTGCACGACCGGATCGCTCCCCCGACGTTCCTCGCGGGCAGCCTCGGCGCCGTCTGTCTCGGTCTGCGCTTTCGCAGCCTTGCGTCGCTGCGCGCGCTCTGGGTGTACTCGGTCGTCTCCGGCGCGCTCGGCGTCGCGTTCCTCGCCGGGCTCGCGAGCACGCTCGAGAGCCGCGAGTTCACGGGGCTGTGGCAGCGGCTGCTCCTCACCGCGCTCTTCGCCTGGTGCGCGGTCGTGAGCGTGCGGCTCGCGCTCTCGGGGAGGATCGAGTCGCCCGTCGAACGCCCGCCGGCGCCGTGA
- a CDS encoding SAM-dependent methyltransferase yields MVPVAFVRGGRSAVRDDDWGGSEVEIVLRDDLDPAALDGIETFSHVEVLFFFDRVDPAKIEVGARHPRNQRAWPAVGIFAQRGKNRPNRIGSTACRVVSRAGRALRVAELDAVDGTPVLDIKPVMREFLPRGEVRQPAWASELMRDYWAPERD; encoded by the coding sequence ATGGTGCCCGTCGCGTTCGTGCGCGGCGGGCGGAGCGCGGTGCGCGACGACGACTGGGGCGGCTCCGAGGTCGAGATCGTCCTTCGCGACGACCTCGATCCCGCGGCCCTCGACGGGATCGAGACGTTCTCGCACGTCGAGGTGCTCTTCTTCTTCGACCGCGTCGACCCGGCGAAGATCGAGGTCGGCGCGCGGCACCCGCGCAACCAGCGGGCGTGGCCGGCCGTCGGGATCTTCGCGCAGCGCGGCAAGAACCGGCCGAACCGCATCGGGTCGACCGCATGCCGCGTCGTCTCGCGCGCGGGCCGCGCGCTGCGGGTCGCGGAGCTCGACGCCGTCGACGGCACGCCGGTGCTCGACATCAAGCCCGTGATGCGCGAGTTCCTGCCGCGCGGCGAGGTGCGGCAGCCGGCCTGGGCGAGCGAGCTGATGCGCGACTACTGGGCTCCGGAGCGCGATTGA
- a CDS encoding hydroxylaminobenzene mutase: MTSLDISYRLSLAGVLLLFLALLTGGAVPHLVNPRMGLAAHTTGIQCALVLIAFGVLWPKLRVAGVAARLTYVVNVAGAYALWLAFVLGAALGAGRAAPISGAGHEASAAAEAVFACVLYLGVVSSVVGTAAVLLALARARGLWQAAA; the protein is encoded by the coding sequence ATGACGTCGCTCGACATCTCGTATCGGCTCTCGCTCGCGGGCGTGCTGCTCCTCTTCCTCGCGCTGCTGACGGGCGGCGCCGTGCCGCACCTCGTCAATCCGCGCATGGGCCTCGCGGCGCACACGACGGGCATCCAGTGCGCGCTCGTGCTGATCGCCTTCGGCGTGTTGTGGCCGAAGCTCCGCGTCGCCGGCGTCGCGGCCCGGCTCACGTACGTCGTCAACGTCGCGGGCGCCTACGCACTCTGGCTGGCCTTCGTCCTCGGTGCCGCGCTCGGCGCGGGCCGCGCGGCGCCCATCTCCGGCGCCGGGCACGAAGCGTCGGCGGCGGCCGAGGCGGTCTTCGCCTGTGTCCTCTACCTGGGCGTCGTGAGCTCGGTCGTCGGGACGGCGGCGGTGCTGCTCGCACTCGCGCGAGCGCGGGGCCTCTGGCAGGCGGCGGCCTGA
- a CDS encoding L,D-transpeptidase, whose translation MIAALLVSLGALDWNRDTVFIDVELEHFELRATADGITTPVYRVATGTPAHPTPTGRFDLRHWIGNPGYTPGPAARANGAVATRPSRSGPLGYAKIPFFRSFQVHGGAHRYALGAPVTLGCVQLTDDAMRRLEAWLAARGALEAGIETPHGEVRHLFRRPTTLVIR comes from the coding sequence ATGATCGCCGCGTTGCTCGTGTCGCTCGGCGCGCTCGACTGGAATCGCGACACCGTGTTCATCGACGTCGAGCTCGAGCACTTCGAGCTCCGCGCGACGGCCGACGGCATCACGACTCCGGTCTACCGCGTCGCGACGGGAACGCCCGCGCATCCGACGCCGACCGGGCGCTTCGACCTGCGACACTGGATCGGCAACCCGGGCTACACGCCCGGGCCGGCCGCGCGCGCGAACGGCGCGGTGGCGACGCGGCCTTCGCGGAGCGGTCCGCTCGGCTACGCGAAGATCCCGTTCTTCCGCAGCTTCCAGGTCCACGGGGGTGCGCACCGGTACGCGCTCGGCGCGCCGGTGACGCTCGGCTGCGTGCAGCTCACCGACGACGCGATGCGCCGTCTCGAAGCCTGGCTCGCCGCGCGCGGCGCGCTCGAGGCGGGCATCGAGACGCCGCACGGCGAGGTGCGCCACCTCTTCCGGCGCCCGACCACGCTCGTCATTCGCTAG
- a CDS encoding DUF427 domain-containing protein: MGHDARRASGSAHRVDIDARGVSARASLHGVEIARSERALVLRETGLAPVVYFPRADVREGALLASARSSRCPFKGTASYWSVVAGDRTEGDAAWSYETPIDAVAAIAGHVAFYVDRIDVEADVADAAPR, translated from the coding sequence ATGGGACACGACGCTCGCCGCGCGTCCGGGAGCGCGCATCGCGTCGACATCGACGCGCGCGGCGTGTCCGCGCGCGCGTCGCTGCACGGCGTCGAGATCGCGCGCAGCGAGCGCGCGCTCGTGCTGCGCGAGACGGGCCTCGCGCCCGTCGTCTACTTCCCGCGCGCCGACGTGCGCGAGGGCGCGCTGCTCGCCAGTGCGCGCAGCTCCCGCTGCCCGTTCAAGGGAACGGCCTCGTACTGGTCGGTCGTCGCGGGCGATCGCACCGAGGGCGACGCGGCCTGGAGCTACGAGACGCCGATCGACGCAGTCGCCGCGATCGCCGGGCACGTCGCGTTCTACGTCGACCGCATCGACGTCGAGGCCGACGTCGCGGACGCCGCGCCGCGGTGA
- the pyrE gene encoding orotate phosphoribosyltransferase, whose protein sequence is MADERRELLDLILDVSFERRKVVLSSGRESDFYLDLRQTLMRPRGVRLAGHLLCERLASGPRVDAVGGMAVGAVPLVAAVLAAAAERDPATALVGFFVRKQAKSHGLARQIEGAFAAGQSVALVEDTTTTGGSTLDALDIVEAAGGKVARVLCLVDRGEGAADAFAARGVALEPLFTRADLPLGADAKA, encoded by the coding sequence GTGGCCGACGAGCGACGCGAGCTGCTCGACCTCATCCTCGACGTCTCGTTCGAGCGCCGGAAGGTCGTGCTCTCGAGCGGGCGCGAGAGCGACTTCTACCTCGACCTGCGCCAGACGCTGATGCGCCCGCGCGGCGTGCGGCTCGCCGGACACCTGCTCTGCGAGCGCCTCGCGTCGGGGCCGCGCGTCGACGCGGTGGGCGGCATGGCCGTCGGCGCCGTGCCGCTCGTCGCGGCCGTGCTCGCCGCCGCCGCCGAGCGCGACCCGGCCACGGCGCTCGTCGGCTTCTTCGTGCGCAAGCAGGCGAAGAGCCACGGGCTCGCTCGGCAGATCGAAGGAGCCTTCGCCGCGGGGCAGAGCGTCGCACTCGTCGAGGACACGACGACCACCGGCGGCTCGACGCTCGACGCGCTCGACATCGTCGAGGCCGCGGGCGGGAAGGTGGCGCGCGTGCTGTGCCTGGTGGACCGCGGCGAGGGCGCGGCCGACGCCTTCGCCGCGCGCGGCGTCGCGCTCGAGCCGCTGTTCACGCGCGCCGACCTGCCGCTCGGAGCCGACGCAAAGGCGTAA
- a CDS encoding TspO/MBR family protein, whose protein sequence is MRDAVSLVAFLALVGAAAAFGARFEPGAWYAALRKPPLTPPPVVFAPVWSVLYAAIAVAGWLAWRARPASHRALGLWALQLALNAAWSWLFFGLHAKGVALVDIVALLAAVVAAAVALHRVRALAGWLLAPYAAWVAFATYLNAGLWYLNS, encoded by the coding sequence GTGCGCGACGCCGTCTCGCTCGTCGCGTTCCTCGCGCTGGTCGGCGCCGCCGCGGCGTTCGGTGCTCGGTTCGAGCCGGGCGCGTGGTATGCGGCACTGCGCAAGCCGCCGCTCACGCCGCCGCCCGTCGTGTTCGCACCGGTCTGGTCGGTGCTCTACGCCGCGATCGCGGTCGCGGGCTGGCTCGCGTGGCGCGCGCGGCCCGCGTCGCATCGCGCGCTCGGGCTGTGGGCCCTGCAGCTCGCGCTCAACGCGGCGTGGTCGTGGCTCTTCTTCGGTCTCCACGCGAAGGGCGTGGCGCTCGTCGACATCGTCGCGCTGCTCGCCGCGGTCGTCGCGGCGGCCGTCGCACTCCATCGCGTGCGCGCGCTCGCGGGCTGGCTGCTCGCGCCGTATGCCGCGTGGGTCGCGTTCGCGACGTACCTGAACGCGGGGCTCTGGTACCTGAACTCCTGA
- a CDS encoding acyl-CoA dehydrogenase family protein, giving the protein MTSPLDRMMDFDLTEEQRAVRQHVRAFAEAEILPWVEQYEREERYPLELIAKLPPLGFLGPMIPEEYGGSFSDVVTYGILCEELARVDWVTASVVSVSNSLCASSILRFGTDEQKQRWLPGIAAGRTLCSACLTEPGGGTDLGNLRTTATKVDGGYLLNGTKVFISHAAHAGLFFAVATLDRARRHKGVTVFAFDPRAPETAKGIRLGDFPMRTLKRDNLAEVHFEDAFVPDDALLGEEYGGFPILGAALDLGRYSVAARCVGQAQRCVDLAVPYANERTAFDQRIGEFQLVQQKIASMVCRVQQARLVVHQLGRMKDAGVARASMESSMAKLLASQAAVQNALDGMQIFGGYSCTAEYEIGRLLLEAKSLEFGEGTSELHTKIIAETMLGMRKG; this is encoded by the coding sequence GTGACCAGCCCGCTCGACCGGATGATGGACTTCGATCTCACCGAAGAGCAGCGCGCCGTGCGCCAGCACGTCCGCGCCTTCGCCGAGGCGGAGATCCTGCCCTGGGTCGAGCAGTACGAGCGCGAGGAGCGCTACCCGCTCGAGCTGATCGCGAAGCTCCCGCCGCTCGGGTTCCTGGGGCCGATGATCCCCGAGGAGTACGGCGGTTCGTTCAGCGACGTCGTGACGTACGGGATCCTGTGCGAGGAGCTCGCGCGCGTCGACTGGGTGACGGCGTCGGTCGTCTCCGTCAGCAACTCGCTGTGTGCGTCGTCGATCCTGCGCTTCGGCACCGACGAACAGAAGCAGCGCTGGCTGCCCGGCATCGCGGCGGGCCGCACGCTCTGCTCGGCCTGTCTCACCGAGCCCGGCGGCGGCACCGACCTCGGCAACCTGCGCACGACGGCGACGAAGGTCGACGGCGGCTACCTGCTGAACGGCACCAAGGTGTTCATCTCGCACGCCGCACACGCGGGCCTGTTCTTCGCGGTCGCGACGCTCGACCGCGCGCGCAGGCACAAGGGCGTCACCGTGTTCGCGTTCGACCCGCGCGCGCCCGAGACGGCGAAGGGCATCCGGCTCGGCGACTTCCCGATGCGCACGCTCAAGCGCGACAACCTGGCCGAGGTGCACTTCGAGGACGCGTTCGTGCCCGACGACGCGCTGCTCGGCGAGGAGTACGGCGGCTTCCCCATCCTGGGTGCCGCGCTCGACCTCGGACGTTATTCGGTCGCGGCGCGCTGCGTCGGGCAGGCGCAGCGCTGCGTCGACCTCGCCGTTCCCTATGCGAACGAGCGCACCGCATTCGACCAGCGGATCGGCGAGTTCCAGCTCGTCCAGCAGAAGATCGCCAGCATGGTGTGCCGCGTGCAGCAGGCGCGGCTCGTCGTCCACCAGCTCGGGCGCATGAAGGACGCGGGCGTCGCGCGCGCGAGCATGGAGAGCTCGATGGCGAAGCTGCTCGCGAGCCAGGCCGCCGTGCAGAACGCGCTCGACGGGATGCAGATCTTCGGCGGCTACTCGTGCACGGCGGAGTACGAGATCGGGCGCCTGCTGCTCGAGGCGAAGAGCCTCGAGTTCGGCGAGGGCACGAGCGAGCTGCACACGAAGATCATCGCCGAGACGATGCTCGGCATGCGCAAGGGCTGA
- a CDS encoding DUF2007 domain-containing protein, whose amino-acid sequence MKHCADGDCPDLLRDRRHGEFRDEIAVCPACGSRLVAGPAPPTRPPVDWVDRIVVATFPTPVEAHLARASLEAAGIPAAVENEHLAGIQWLYASAIGGVRVTVAASEAEEAAAVLRAVGPASAPATVADARDEGDACPRCGADAGPPSRTRRRFRALSLLVGVPFSASPGRRRCAACGHRWRVA is encoded by the coding sequence GTGAAGCACTGCGCGGACGGCGACTGTCCCGACCTCCTCCGCGACCGTCGCCACGGCGAGTTCCGCGACGAGATCGCGGTCTGCCCCGCCTGCGGGAGTCGGCTCGTCGCAGGGCCCGCGCCACCGACTCGCCCGCCCGTCGACTGGGTCGATCGCATCGTCGTCGCGACGTTCCCGACGCCCGTCGAGGCGCATCTCGCGAGGGCCTCGCTCGAGGCGGCGGGAATCCCCGCGGCCGTCGAGAACGAACATCTCGCGGGCATCCAGTGGCTCTACGCTTCCGCGATCGGCGGAGTGCGCGTCACCGTCGCCGCGTCGGAGGCGGAGGAAGCGGCGGCCGTCCTCCGCGCGGTCGGGCCGGCGAGCGCCCCTGCGACGGTCGCGGATGCGCGCGACGAAGGCGATGCGTGCCCGCGCTGCGGTGCCGACGCGGGGCCGCCGTCGCGCACGCGACGACGCTTCCGCGCGCTCTCGCTGCTCGTCGGCGTTCCGTTCTCCGCCTCTCCGGGGCGACGGCGATGCGCGGCGTGCGGACATCGCTGGCGCGTCGCATAG
- a CDS encoding HEAT repeat domain-containing protein, with amino-acid sequence MTFEPTDVDEMLRALAASPDRKRFEAFLRLGVDATSAVRRGLRDDDWRVRRDCLRFLDHHVDPESEAIAIELLRGDPSPEVRKWAAHALGCDRCKGGADLALDPVPALVEAARSDASLRVRRSAVVALAWTRPPDARIHAFLAELAAAERDPKLRRHAIDGMARHASAPRDA; translated from the coding sequence ATGACCTTCGAGCCGACCGACGTCGACGAGATGCTCCGCGCCCTCGCCGCATCTCCCGACCGCAAGCGCTTCGAGGCGTTCCTCCGGCTCGGCGTCGACGCGACGAGCGCGGTGCGTCGGGGGCTGCGCGACGACGACTGGCGCGTGCGTCGCGACTGCCTGCGCTTCCTCGACCACCACGTCGACCCCGAGTCGGAGGCGATCGCGATCGAGCTCCTGCGCGGCGACCCGTCGCCCGAGGTGCGCAAGTGGGCGGCGCACGCGCTCGGGTGCGACCGCTGCAAGGGCGGCGCGGATCTCGCGCTCGACCCGGTGCCCGCGCTCGTCGAGGCCGCGCGATCGGACGCGAGCCTGCGCGTGCGCCGCAGCGCGGTCGTCGCGCTCGCGTGGACGCGCCCGCCCGACGCGCGCATCCACGCGTTCCTCGCCGAGCTCGCCGCGGCCGAGCGCGACCCGAAGCTGCGGCGCCACGCGATCGACGGCATGGCGCGGCACGCGTCCGCGCCGCGCGACGCCTAG
- a CDS encoding heme-binding domain-containing protein has protein sequence MSMRIALAAVALLAAIQLVPVDRSNPPVTSEVPADPATREILRRACYDCHSNETRWPWYARVAPVSWLVAHDVEEGREHVNFSTWNEYTAKKQRKKLDEVWEEVEEGEMPLWFYVPLHPDAKLGEADLRAIEAWAKAR, from the coding sequence ATGTCGATGCGCATCGCTCTCGCCGCCGTCGCCCTGCTCGCCGCCATCCAGCTCGTCCCCGTCGATCGCAGCAACCCGCCCGTCACGTCCGAGGTCCCGGCCGACCCTGCGACGCGCGAGATCCTGCGCCGCGCCTGCTACGACTGCCACTCGAACGAGACGCGCTGGCCGTGGTACGCGCGCGTCGCCCCCGTGAGCTGGCTCGTCGCGCACGACGTCGAGGAAGGGCGCGAGCACGTCAACTTCTCGACGTGGAACGAGTACACCGCGAAGAAGCAGCGCAAGAAGCTCGACGAAGTCTGGGAGGAGGTCGAGGAGGGCGAGATGCCGCTGTGGTTCTACGTTCCCCTCCACCCCGATGCGAAGCTCGGCGAGGCCGACCTGCGCGCGATCGAGGCCTGGGCGAAGGCCCGCTGA
- a CDS encoding diacylglycerol kinase family protein yields MTGRLAARARSFRYAARGIAAMVASEPNARIHALATIAVVAAGVALGIDRGDWIAIALAIALVWTAEAINTAFEALCDVASPARDPRVARAKDVAAGAVLLSALGAASVGVLVFAPRLAALAAAFAASR; encoded by the coding sequence GTGACGGGCCGCCTCGCCGCGCGCGCGCGCAGCTTCCGCTACGCGGCCCGCGGCATCGCCGCGATGGTCGCGAGCGAGCCGAACGCGCGGATCCACGCGCTGGCGACGATCGCGGTCGTCGCGGCGGGAGTCGCGTTGGGCATCGATCGCGGCGACTGGATCGCGATCGCTCTCGCGATCGCACTCGTGTGGACGGCGGAGGCGATCAACACCGCCTTCGAGGCGCTCTGCGACGTCGCGTCGCCCGCACGCGACCCGCGCGTCGCGCGCGCGAAGGACGTCGCGGCCGGTGCCGTCCTGCTGTCGGCGCTCGGCGCCGCGTCGGTCGGCGTGCTCGTCTTCGCGCCGCGCCTCGCGGCACTGGCGGCGGCGTTCGCGGCTTCGCGCTGA